A region from the Cygnus olor isolate bCygOlo1 chromosome 24, bCygOlo1.pri.v2, whole genome shotgun sequence genome encodes:
- the TCP11 gene encoding T-complex protein 11 homolog isoform X2, translating into MPMPKPSPGDERSQRPAASPPQDLSVNELQEISDKIYKLTLAHEIVLNGDFKLQMVKFSPLSLENRVKETLHKAFWDSLKEQISARPPDYTQAIQLLQEIKEALLSLLLPRHNQLRSQIEEALDVELIQQEAEHGALDIRGLATYILDTMAMLCAPVRDEDVQGLQSLSDPAQLLREIFRVLDLMKTDMLNFSIQSLRPHLQDHSTQYEWKKFQELVDKLPNSLDHTTEWLREAAAEASASLSESQPRSAALQGAAGGSTALPSLTSVLNQGYVNLLCWEPGQKQYPETLLMDQARLQEVQAQVNQLTVTAAVLLVTSGTCGSALFGSPGFVARLKLVTKGLLEGLSCTRCEEALQDISDQVLQEVSRALSQLGYPALTSDKCASLKGQIKSIADKGNAVRHVIERRIHLFLSHFISPDGWNSQKDFPKGLDAIQEELQEVGRRFRSVIHHNRQVFGPCYLGILKKVLFPEAEPESDAGTGSF; encoded by the exons ATGCCCATGCCCAAGCCCAGCCCCGGCGACGAGCGGTCCCAGCGGCCAGCAG CCAGCCCTCCGCAAGACCTTTCCGTGAATGAGCTGCAGGAAATATCTGATAAGATCTACAAGCTGACCCTTGCGCATGAAATCGTGCTGAATGGTGACTTCAAACTGCAAATGGTCAAATTCTCCCCACTCAg CCTGGAAAACAGAGTGAAGGAGACATTGCACAAAGCCTTCTGGGACAGCCTGAAAGAACAGATCTCTGCCAGGCCCCCTGACTACACTCAGGCAATCCAGCTGCTACAGGAGATAAAGGAG GCTCTGCTGTCATTGCTGCTGCCACGACACAACCAATTGCGAAGCCAAATTGAAGAGGCCCTCGACGTGGAGTTAATTCAACAAGAGGCTGAGCACGGGGCTCTGGACATCCGTGGCCTCGCCACATACATCCTTGACACGATGGCAATGCTGTGTGCGCCCGTTCGAGATGAGGATGTGCAAGGACTGCAAAGCCTCTCAGACCCAGCTCAGCTTCTCAG GGAGATTTTCCGGGTGTTGGACCTGATGAAAACGGATATGCTGAATTTTAGCATCCAGAGCCTCCGCCCCCACTTGCAGGACCATTCCACCCAGTATGAATGGAAGAAATTCCAGGAACTCGTAGATAAGCTTCCCA ACAGCCTGGATCACACCACAGAGTGGCTGcgtgaagcagcagcagaagcgtCTGCATCCCTCTCAGAGTCACAGCCCCGCTCTGCAGCCTTACAGGGGGCAGCGGGTGGTAGCACAGCTCTGCCAAGTCTCACGTCTGTGCTAAATCAAGGATACGTGAacctgctctgctgggagccTGGACAAAAGCAATACCCTGAG ACACTGCTTATGGACCAGGCCCGGCTGCAGGAAGTCCAAGCGCAGGTGAATCAGCTTACTGTCACAGCTGCAGTCCTGCTAGTGACCAGCGGCACGTGTGGAAGTGCCTTATTTGGCTCACCTGGGTTTGTAGCTAGGCTGAAACTGGTAACAAAGGGCCTCTTGGAAGGGCTGTCTTGTACCAG GTGTGAAGAAGCTTTGCAAGACATCAGCGACCAGGTGCTGCAGGAAGTCAGCAGGGCGCTCTCGCAGCTGGGTTACCCTGCTCTTACCAGTGACAAATGTGCTTCCCTGAAAGGCCAGATAAAAAGCATCGCAGACAAGGGCAACGCAGTCCGGCATGTCATCG AGCGGCGGATTCATTTGTTCCTCAGCCATTTTATTTCCCCCGACGGATGGAATTCTCAAAAAGATTTTCCAAAGGGTCTTGATGCCATccaggaagagctgcaggaagtTGGGCGCAGGTTTAGAAGCGTGATCCACCACAACAGGCAGGTGTTTGGCCCTTGCTACTTGGGAATTCTCAAGAAAGTGCTTTTCCCAGAGGCAGAACCAGAATCAGATGCAGGAACAGGTTCCTTCTGA
- the TCP11 gene encoding T-complex protein 11 homolog isoform X1, with protein sequence MPMPKPSPGDERSQRPAGVEAAAGRPRDCGEEGPRAPASPPQDLSVNELQEISDKIYKLTLAHEIVLNGDFKLQMVKFSPLSLENRVKETLHKAFWDSLKEQISARPPDYTQAIQLLQEIKEALLSLLLPRHNQLRSQIEEALDVELIQQEAEHGALDIRGLATYILDTMAMLCAPVRDEDVQGLQSLSDPAQLLREIFRVLDLMKTDMLNFSIQSLRPHLQDHSTQYEWKKFQELVDKLPNSLDHTTEWLREAAAEASASLSESQPRSAALQGAAGGSTALPSLTSVLNQGYVNLLCWEPGQKQYPETLLMDQARLQEVQAQVNQLTVTAAVLLVTSGTCGSALFGSPGFVARLKLVTKGLLEGLSCTRCEEALQDISDQVLQEVSRALSQLGYPALTSDKCASLKGQIKSIADKGNAVRHVIERRIHLFLSHFISPDGWNSQKDFPKGLDAIQEELQEVGRRFRSVIHHNRQVFGPCYLGILKKVLFPEAEPESDAGTGSF encoded by the exons ATGCCCATGCCCAAGCCCAGCCCCGGCGACGAGCGGTCCCAGCGGCCAGCAGGCGTTGAGGCAGCGGCCGGGCGGCCCCGAGACTGCGGCGAGGAAGGGCCGCGGGCGCCCG CCAGCCCTCCGCAAGACCTTTCCGTGAATGAGCTGCAGGAAATATCTGATAAGATCTACAAGCTGACCCTTGCGCATGAAATCGTGCTGAATGGTGACTTCAAACTGCAAATGGTCAAATTCTCCCCACTCAg CCTGGAAAACAGAGTGAAGGAGACATTGCACAAAGCCTTCTGGGACAGCCTGAAAGAACAGATCTCTGCCAGGCCCCCTGACTACACTCAGGCAATCCAGCTGCTACAGGAGATAAAGGAG GCTCTGCTGTCATTGCTGCTGCCACGACACAACCAATTGCGAAGCCAAATTGAAGAGGCCCTCGACGTGGAGTTAATTCAACAAGAGGCTGAGCACGGGGCTCTGGACATCCGTGGCCTCGCCACATACATCCTTGACACGATGGCAATGCTGTGTGCGCCCGTTCGAGATGAGGATGTGCAAGGACTGCAAAGCCTCTCAGACCCAGCTCAGCTTCTCAG GGAGATTTTCCGGGTGTTGGACCTGATGAAAACGGATATGCTGAATTTTAGCATCCAGAGCCTCCGCCCCCACTTGCAGGACCATTCCACCCAGTATGAATGGAAGAAATTCCAGGAACTCGTAGATAAGCTTCCCA ACAGCCTGGATCACACCACAGAGTGGCTGcgtgaagcagcagcagaagcgtCTGCATCCCTCTCAGAGTCACAGCCCCGCTCTGCAGCCTTACAGGGGGCAGCGGGTGGTAGCACAGCTCTGCCAAGTCTCACGTCTGTGCTAAATCAAGGATACGTGAacctgctctgctgggagccTGGACAAAAGCAATACCCTGAG ACACTGCTTATGGACCAGGCCCGGCTGCAGGAAGTCCAAGCGCAGGTGAATCAGCTTACTGTCACAGCTGCAGTCCTGCTAGTGACCAGCGGCACGTGTGGAAGTGCCTTATTTGGCTCACCTGGGTTTGTAGCTAGGCTGAAACTGGTAACAAAGGGCCTCTTGGAAGGGCTGTCTTGTACCAG GTGTGAAGAAGCTTTGCAAGACATCAGCGACCAGGTGCTGCAGGAAGTCAGCAGGGCGCTCTCGCAGCTGGGTTACCCTGCTCTTACCAGTGACAAATGTGCTTCCCTGAAAGGCCAGATAAAAAGCATCGCAGACAAGGGCAACGCAGTCCGGCATGTCATCG AGCGGCGGATTCATTTGTTCCTCAGCCATTTTATTTCCCCCGACGGATGGAATTCTCAAAAAGATTTTCCAAAGGGTCTTGATGCCATccaggaagagctgcaggaagtTGGGCGCAGGTTTAGAAGCGTGATCCACCACAACAGGCAGGTGTTTGGCCCTTGCTACTTGGGAATTCTCAAGAAAGTGCTTTTCCCAGAGGCAGAACCAGAATCAGATGCAGGAACAGGTTCCTTCTGA
- the ANKS1A gene encoding ankyrin repeat and SAM domain-containing protein 1A isoform X17: protein MVCLFQDCLGKKSSRMLEQSVGEWLESIGLQQYESKLLLNGFDDVRFLGCNVMEDQDLRDIGIGDPQHRRKLLQAARSLPKLKPLGCDGNSQPSVPAWLDSLGLQDYIQSFLSSGYSSIDTVKNLWELEIVNVLKVNLLGHRKRIIASLADRPYEEPPAKPPRFSQLRCQDLMSQTSSPLSQNDSCTGRSADLLLPSGDTGKRQHERGSEVAPYSRVDRYKAQQEERRESKLTLRPPSLAAPYAPVQNWQHQPEKLIFESCGYEANYLGSMLIKDLRGTESTQDACAKMRKSTEHMKKIPTIILSITYKGVKFIDASNKNVIAEHEIRNISCAAQDPEDLCTFAYITKDLQTSHHYCHVFSTVDVNLTYEIILTLGQAFEVAYQLALQAQRAKPLGAAAGETIETKSSKPVPKPRAGVRKSAVPLPPDTRCCYCHTCTTHRPSYLPLQSVSPGAKLEPPEVDQDSQSHASVSWVVDPKQDSKRTLSTKYETTIF from the exons ATGGTTTGCCTCTTTCAGGactgcttggggaaaaaaa GTTCACGGATGCTGGAGCAGAGTGTCGGGGAGTGGCTGGAGTCCATCGGCCTGCAGCAATACGAGAGtaagctgcttttgaacggctTTGATGATGTCCGCTTCCTG GGCTGTAATGTCATGGAAGACCAGGACCTTCGGGACATCGGGATCGGTGACCCGCAGCACCGCCGTAaactcctgcaggcagctcgCTCCCTCCCGAAG TTAAAACCCCTGGGCTGCGATGGGAACAGCCAGCCTTCGGTTCCCGCCTGGCTCGACTCTTTGGGGCTGCAGGACTACATCCAGTCCTTCCTCTCGAGCGGCTACAGCTCTATCGACACTGTGAAAAACCTCTGGGAGCTTGAAATAGTAAAC GTGCTGAAGGTGAACCTGCTCGGCCATCGGAAGAGGATCATCGCCTCGCTGGCAGACCGGCCCTACGAGGAGCCACCGGCCAAGCCGCCGCGGTTCTCGCAACTGAGA TGCCAGGACTTGATGTCCCAGACGTCGTCGCCCCTGAGCCAGAACGACTCCTGCACTGGCAGATCCGCAGATCTCCTGCTGCCCTCCGGAGACACTGGGAAGAGGCAACACGAGCGGGGCAGCGAGGTTGCGCCGTACTCCAGAGTTGACCGCTACAAAGCACAG CAGGAGGAGCGTCGGGAGTCAAAGTTGACCCTGCgcccccccagcctggctgccccGTACGCCCCAGTCCAGAACTGGCAGCACCAGCCGGAGAAGCTCATCTTCGAGTCCTGCGGGTACGAGGCCAAC TACCTGGGCTCCATGCTGATCAAAGACCTCCGAGGGACGGAGTCCACGCAGGACGCCTGTGCCAAGATGAGG aaaTCCACAGAACATATGAAGAAGATTCCGACCATAATACTGTCCATCACGTACAAGGGGGTGAAGTTCATCGATGCCTCTAACAAG AACGTCATTGCTGAGCACGAGATCCGGAACATTTCCTGCGCTGCTCAGGACCCCGAGGATCTCTGCACGTTCGCCTACATCACCAAGGACCTGCAGACCAGCCACCACTACTGCCACGTCTTCAGCACCGTGGATGTG AACCTGACGTACGAAATCATCCTCACGTTGGGGCAGGCGTTCGAGGTCGCCTACCAGCTGGCCCTCCAAGCCCAGAGAGCGAAGCCGCTGGGCGCTGCAGCAGGAGAGACGATCGAAACGAAATCTTCCAAACCGGTGCCTAAACCACGAGCCGGCGTGAGGAAATCTGCA GTGCCGCTCCCTCCCGACACCCGCTGTTGTTACTGTCACACCTGTACAACACACCGCCCCTCCTACCTGCCGCTGCAGTCTGTTAGTCCCGGAGCTAAG CTGGAGCCCCCTGAAGTGGACCAAGACTCCCAGTCTCATGCCAGTGTCTCCTGGGTCGTGGACCCCAAACAGGACTCCAAGCGGACCCTCAGCACTAAGTATGAGACCACTATCttctaa